The Gracilimonas sediminicola sequence GCTTTCCAAAGTTACGACTAATAAAACCGTAACCGGGTTAGCCCAAACCGTATTGGGAGTTCTGGTAATCGGTATCGGGGTTTTTATTGCGCTTAGCATTCTGAACCTGGATGGTATGGTAACCAGCTTACTTGCCGGTGCGGGTATTATTGGACTGGCTTTAGGTTTTGCCTTTCAGGATATCGCCTCGAATTTTATATCGGGCGTATTGTTATCGGTTCGCCACCCTTTTGGAATAGGTGATATCATAGAAACCAACGACCTTTTTGGAACCGTTGAGAAGCTGAATCTGAGAAATACGGTTATTCGCACCCCACAGGGACAAATTATTTATGTACCCAATAAAGTGGTGTACGAAAACCCATTTGTAAACTATACCAAGAACGGAGAGCGAAGAATAGATTTGGCCTGCGGTGTTTCTTATGGAGATGACCTTGAAAAAGCGCGGAAAGTAGCCATTGAAGCCATCCAAGAACTGGATATGAGAGATACATCCAAAGATGTTGAGCTCTATTTTGATGAGTTTGGCGGCAGCTCGGTAAACTTCAAAATTCGCTTCTGGATAG is a genomic window containing:
- a CDS encoding mechanosensitive ion channel family protein; the protein is MEIGNIYELVTGKVEEWLTTTIEMLPNLAVALLVVIVFYAIAKGIRKFVGKVLSKVTTNKTVTGLAQTVLGVLVIGIGVFIALSILNLDGMVTSLLAGAGIIGLALGFAFQDIASNFISGVLLSVRHPFGIGDIIETNDLFGTVEKLNLRNTVIRTPQGQIIYVPNKVVYENPFVNYTKNGERRIDLACGVSYGDDLEKARKVAIEAIQELDMRDTSKDVELYFDEFGGSSVNFKIRFWIAFDKLPQYWGAQSEAIIALKKAFDENDIMIPYPIRTLDFGIRGGEKLNASMVNNGSNA